A part of Caviibacter abscessus genomic DNA contains:
- a CDS encoding V-type ATP synthase subunit E: MENLERIVAKIVEEANEKAKFILSEANEKAGYSKKQYEDKALKEVEKLKVEYEIQENSGIEKIKSSTKLKARNIILDAKQNAISNIFDKLNEEIKNISSDKILSYIHKILDNRQLAENENIILPKAYENMNLGLENVKFSDKINTGFMIEKNGIFENYSLEALISYNKDEIISKIKQYLFD, translated from the coding sequence ATGGAAAATTTAGAAAGAATCGTAGCTAAAATAGTAGAAGAAGCTAATGAAAAAGCGAAATTCATTCTAAGTGAAGCTAATGAAAAAGCTGGTTATTCTAAAAAGCAATATGAAGATAAGGCATTAAAAGAAGTTGAAAAATTAAAAGTTGAATATGAAATACAAGAAAATTCAGGCATAGAAAAAATAAAGTCATCAACTAAATTAAAAGCTAGAAACATTATTTTAGATGCTAAACAAAATGCAATAAGCAATATATTTGATAAACTAAATGAGGAAATAAAAAATATTTCTTCTGATAAAATTTTATCATATATTCATAAAATATTAGATAATAGGCAATTAGCAGAGAATGAAAATATAATATTACCTAAAGCATATGAAAATATGAATTTAGGGTTAGAAAACGTTAAATTTAGCGATAAAATAAATACAGGGTTTATGATAGAAAAAAACGGTATTTTTGAAAATTACAGTTTAGAAGCCCTAATAAGTTATAATAAAGATGAAATAATATCAAAAATAAAACAGTATTTATTTGACTAA